One segment of Shewanella piezotolerans WP3 DNA contains the following:
- a CDS encoding DUF4145 domain-containing protein, with translation MLNDIEFVNQFSAELGQDYRKAKSFVTDVPTQALLHVRSFSHKLTSLLAEKRSIHFESPNLYDRIELLNQRRLIDVKTTRALHKLRTDGNRGAHPEKYHLTPEQLQQLSQRAIKNLLQLVDSLFKQITGNACPEYYFEEFDALAGRDLCYRAVMERDAESQYLVGMSLKARALMQREQELALQERSEDSVKERSTASFEQASYWFSQAAEHDINALFEHGVALIHGYSGEFDIIAGEQAIAKAAAAGVANAMALLGYFYLVGSQHFAADVELAEQYLSQAAKLEQSEAMANLGVLYYQKSDLQCAYKYISRAAKAGFPHAQFHLALMLARGEGCEVDAIKSEYWLAEAAEQGQIDAMFSRAQTMLHDDTGLIKDYTQAEAYLREVIKYGHSVPAMIELSIALADGVLGRIDVVASASLLKLAKEHASKEELAVIEPLWASLEQQVLSVMQMTSSPQEKEALVKAAELLS, from the coding sequence TTGTTAAACGATATAGAATTCGTTAATCAGTTTTCGGCAGAGCTGGGACAAGACTACCGTAAAGCCAAAAGCTTTGTTACTGATGTACCTACTCAGGCATTACTGCACGTAAGAAGCTTTAGTCATAAACTGACCAGTTTACTGGCTGAGAAACGTTCAATTCATTTTGAAAGCCCCAACCTTTATGACCGCATTGAGTTACTGAATCAACGTCGATTAATCGATGTAAAAACCACTCGAGCACTGCATAAATTACGCACGGACGGAAACCGTGGTGCGCATCCTGAAAAATATCACCTAACGCCGGAGCAATTACAGCAGCTTAGTCAGCGAGCGATTAAGAACCTGTTGCAGCTCGTGGATAGCTTGTTTAAGCAAATCACTGGTAATGCCTGTCCTGAATATTACTTTGAAGAGTTTGACGCCCTAGCGGGGAGAGATCTGTGTTACCGCGCAGTGATGGAGCGTGATGCCGAGTCACAATATTTGGTGGGGATGTCACTCAAGGCGCGGGCATTAATGCAAAGAGAGCAAGAGCTTGCTTTGCAAGAGCGTAGTGAGGACAGTGTAAAGGAGCGTTCTACTGCATCTTTTGAGCAAGCGAGTTACTGGTTCTCTCAGGCTGCTGAGCATGATATCAATGCACTCTTTGAACATGGCGTGGCGCTGATCCACGGTTACAGTGGTGAATTTGATATTATTGCAGGCGAACAAGCAATCGCCAAAGCTGCTGCGGCAGGCGTTGCCAATGCGATGGCGCTATTAGGTTACTTCTACTTAGTTGGTAGTCAACATTTTGCCGCCGATGTTGAACTCGCAGAGCAGTATTTAAGCCAAGCAGCAAAGCTTGAGCAATCTGAAGCGATGGCTAACTTAGGGGTGCTCTACTATCAAAAATCAGATTTGCAGTGTGCTTATAAATATATCAGCCGTGCGGCAAAAGCAGGTTTTCCACACGCACAGTTTCATCTCGCACTAATGTTAGCGCGTGGCGAAGGTTGCGAAGTAGATGCGATAAAGAGTGAATACTGGCTAGCGGAAGCCGCTGAGCAAGGGCAGATAGATGCGATGTTTTCGAGAGCTCAGACTATGCTGCATGATGATACTGGCCTTATAAAGGATTACACTCAAGCTGAAGCCTATTTACGTGAAGTCATAAAGTACGGCCATAGTGTGCCGGCAATGATAGAGCTAAGTATTGCATTAGCCGATGGTGTGTTGGGTCGCATCGATGTGGTTGCTTCAGCCTCTTTACTGAAACTTGCTAAAGAGCATGCGAGTAAAGAAGAGTTAGCGGTTATTGAACCTCTTTGGGCATCGCTAGAACAGCAGGTGTTATCAGTAATGCAGATGACAAGTTCACCACAAGAGAAAGAGGCATTGGTTAAAGCCGCTGAATTACTGAGTTAG
- a CDS encoding DUF2780 domain-containing protein, with the protein MKLLTATFLAMLSLVSTQVTAHGLDSLTEVTNAVSNPSESSDLVGSVMSQLGLSQGQAEGGLGSLLSLAQSSLGSSDFSAISDSIPGIDGLLGAVPELDNDSGMSGLLSKAGGFGESLQGGAMVYDAFEKLGISKDLAAPMVDIVKGYLDANGTSGTSDLLMKGLSAIL; encoded by the coding sequence ATGAAATTATTGACTGCGACCTTTCTAGCCATGCTTAGCCTTGTCTCGACTCAGGTTACCGCTCACGGGTTAGACTCGCTAACGGAAGTTACCAACGCTGTATCTAATCCTTCTGAATCAAGCGATTTAGTGGGTAGTGTAATGTCACAATTGGGGTTGAGCCAAGGCCAAGCTGAAGGTGGTTTAGGTAGCTTGCTATCATTAGCACAATCTTCTCTGGGTAGCAGTGACTTTAGCGCTATTTCAGACTCTATTCCTGGTATTGACGGCTTACTAGGTGCTGTGCCAGAGCTAGACAACGATTCAGGTATGTCTGGTCTACTTTCCAAGGCTGGCGGGTTCGGTGAATCATTACAGGGCGGAGCGATGGTTTATGATGCTTTCGAAAAGCTAGGGATCTCAAAAGATCTTGCCGCGCCTATGGTCGATATCGTTAAAGGCTACCTTGATGCTAATGGCACTTCTGGCACTTCTGATCTGCTGATGAAAGGGCTAAGTGCTATTTTATAA
- a CDS encoding TerB family tellurite resistance protein has product MLAKLKQFFESPNQTLSAQEQAHHLNLAAASLLLEVVMADETMSDEEAKILPELLTTTLGLSVNDVGALIQDATVSQSNSTSLFEFTQAINDNFDIEQKQQLILAMWRLAYADGHLCQYEDQMIRRTSELLYLRHSELIQMRNLAIETQQTP; this is encoded by the coding sequence ATGCTTGCCAAGCTAAAACAGTTTTTTGAATCCCCTAATCAGACATTATCTGCCCAGGAGCAAGCTCATCATCTTAACCTAGCGGCTGCAAGTTTATTGCTAGAAGTTGTTATGGCCGATGAAACCATGTCAGATGAAGAAGCCAAGATACTGCCCGAGTTGCTTACCACCACCTTAGGCTTATCAGTAAATGATGTCGGCGCATTGATACAAGACGCGACCGTATCGCAGAGTAATTCGACCTCTTTGTTCGAATTTACCCAAGCGATTAATGACAATTTTGATATTGAACAAAAGCAGCAACTAATCTTAGCTATGTGGCGCCTTGCCTATGCTGACGGTCATCTTTGCCAATATGAAGACCAGATGATCCGTCGCACTTCAGAGCTGCTTTACTTAAGACATAGCGAGCTTATTCAGATGCGTAATCTCGCCATTGAAACACAACAGACGCCTTAG
- the yjeH gene encoding L-methionine/branched-chain amino acid transporter — protein MNQISATIGRWQGAGLMATTLLGTGVFILPQMTIATAGQGALIAWLVLTLAIIPVTLVFGRLASVMPHAAGPAYFVEKAFGRTAGRTIGLMFLLVVPIGAPAAILMTFQFVNALVPIEGWAQVATELLLLGVLLLLNLRGIQVSAKLQFALTLAIVSVVVALFGGVGMSLSELESFTHQDSPNVSLVMAAVGIAFWSFLGIEAMTHLAGDFRNPKRDMIPAMFIGTVLVGIVYLACTLLLLVVPSEKPVAMVGVFDSLLGGYGAQVIGILGIVSGLATVNVYTASVSRLIWSFSRDGVLPKYFNKLNQHNSPARASIAVLVSMALVIILTYATGQQLEDLIAWSNGVFVIIYLAAMFAAGKLLSKRYLPLVALSCMLCGVIGFALGWNMAYAILLMLVLFPILWLQKAHLSRKQWVTE, from the coding sequence ATGAATCAAATATCAGCAACAATAGGACGTTGGCAAGGTGCCGGCTTAATGGCCACCACTTTGTTGGGGACGGGAGTCTTTATTTTACCGCAAATGACCATAGCAACGGCGGGACAGGGCGCATTAATCGCTTGGCTAGTGCTCACTCTGGCCATTATTCCTGTGACCTTAGTGTTTGGCCGTTTAGCCAGTGTAATGCCCCATGCCGCAGGCCCAGCGTATTTCGTTGAAAAGGCTTTTGGCCGCACCGCGGGCCGAACCATAGGGTTAATGTTTCTGCTGGTTGTGCCTATTGGCGCGCCAGCAGCAATTCTAATGACTTTCCAATTTGTGAATGCTCTGGTGCCGATAGAGGGTTGGGCGCAGGTGGCGACTGAATTGTTACTGCTTGGTGTATTGCTGCTGTTAAATTTAAGAGGCATTCAAGTCTCTGCCAAACTGCAGTTTGCTTTAACCTTAGCGATTGTTTCGGTAGTTGTGGCACTTTTTGGTGGTGTCGGAATGAGCCTGTCTGAGCTTGAATCCTTTACCCATCAAGATAGCCCTAACGTGAGTTTAGTGATGGCAGCTGTAGGTATCGCTTTTTGGAGCTTTCTTGGTATTGAAGCAATGACGCATCTGGCGGGCGATTTTCGTAACCCTAAGCGAGATATGATCCCGGCGATGTTTATTGGCACTGTGCTGGTGGGTATTGTCTATTTAGCGTGTACTTTGCTGCTGCTTGTCGTCCCCAGTGAAAAGCCTGTAGCAATGGTTGGAGTGTTCGATAGCTTGCTGGGTGGTTATGGAGCTCAGGTCATCGGCATTCTAGGGATTGTTAGTGGTTTGGCGACCGTTAATGTTTATACCGCCAGTGTCTCTAGGCTTATCTGGAGTTTTAGTCGTGACGGTGTGTTGCCTAAATACTTTAACAAGCTAAATCAGCACAATTCTCCTGCTCGTGCATCAATCGCAGTACTGGTTTCAATGGCATTGGTGATAATTTTGACCTATGCAACAGGTCAGCAACTAGAAGATCTGATTGCTTGGAGTAATGGCGTGTTTGTCATTATCTACTTAGCGGCTATGTTCGCTGCGGGGAAGTTGCTGAGCAAGCGTTATCTGCCTTTGGTCGCTCTGAGTTGCATGTTATGTGGTGTTATTGGTTTCGCATTAGGTTGGAATATGGCTTACGCCATACTCTTAATGTTGGTGTTATTTCCAATATTATGGCTACAGAAAGCGCACCTCAGCCGTAAACAATGGGTCACTGAGTAA
- a CDS encoding Lrp/AsnC family transcriptional regulator: MDKFDNAIVAALRTDARRSISDIATEVNLSRSAVTERIKKMEKNGTIRGYQVLLSASQTEGVTAYFEIRHQCPNCADIVKVFRTIPEIITCRGITGDMDLLVYVNAPSMKRLHQIREFIDAHPDITKIKTHVVMSEWIDNQG; encoded by the coding sequence ATGGATAAGTTTGATAACGCTATTGTAGCGGCCTTAAGAACCGATGCACGCCGCAGTATCTCTGATATTGCAACGGAGGTTAACTTATCACGCTCTGCAGTCACAGAACGAATAAAGAAGATGGAAAAGAACGGTACCATTCGTGGCTATCAAGTACTGCTAAGTGCTTCGCAAACAGAAGGGGTAACGGCCTATTTTGAAATCCGTCATCAATGTCCTAACTGTGCAGATATCGTTAAAGTGTTCCGTACCATTCCAGAGATCATTACCTGTAGAGGTATCACTGGCGATATGGATCTTTTAGTTTATGTGAATGCACCGTCAATGAAGCGATTGCATCAAATTCGAGAATTTATCGATGCACACCCCGATATCACTAAAATTAAAACTCATGTGGTGATGAGTGAGTGGATTGATAATCAGGGTTAG
- the menD gene encoding 2-succinyl-5-enolpyruvyl-6-hydroxy-3-cyclohexene-1-carboxylic-acid synthase — MQTEHTAELNLLWGTLILEELARLGVKHVCMAPGSRSTPLTLAAAKQASLQQHLHFDERGLGFMALGLAKASAAPVAIITTSGTAVANLYPAIIEAWLTQVPLIVLSGDRPPELIDCGANQAISQPAIFAQYAKPLNLPTPALNISPAALLSSIDDAVSNHTQPVHINCMYREPLYPAEPQADFSQYLKPVAHWLQDSAPYIQYAANTASQLPTADALARFVHGKGVIVAATLPPEHDPQQLIALSIKLGWPIVTDAQSQLRQSNAAIGNIDQLLLHPKSQAILAQAEKVLVFGGRILSKRLISYLNEKQWKDYWQVLPQQQRLDPSHKAKQQWIAKADTFSQLPWPRSSEAQWALALTQHNAALETLFQQQIDHADFGEAQAIRAIAQRQTSAQQLFIGNSLPVRLFDMYAPITADYANIFTNRGASGIDGLLATAAGVAIADKKPTTLIIGDISQLHDLNSLAIARTVSSSFVIVILNNDGGNIFNLLPVPNEQLRTDYYRLSHGLEFGFGAAMFGLAYNQVDNLDDFIESYEYAMTYAGPSVIEVSVAQNQASDQIAAIATWVKQS, encoded by the coding sequence ATGCAAACTGAACATACAGCTGAACTGAACTTGTTATGGGGAACGTTGATCTTAGAGGAGCTTGCTCGTCTAGGCGTTAAACACGTGTGTATGGCACCGGGTTCTCGCTCAACTCCTCTAACCCTTGCCGCCGCCAAGCAGGCAAGTCTTCAGCAGCACCTGCATTTCGATGAGCGTGGCCTAGGTTTTATGGCTCTTGGCCTGGCTAAAGCCAGCGCGGCACCAGTGGCGATAATTACCACTTCAGGTACCGCGGTTGCCAACCTATATCCTGCAATTATTGAAGCTTGGTTAACCCAAGTGCCGCTTATCGTGCTCTCAGGCGACCGCCCACCAGAACTGATTGACTGCGGCGCCAATCAAGCCATAAGCCAGCCAGCAATATTTGCCCAGTATGCCAAACCACTCAATCTACCGACGCCAGCTCTCAATATCAGCCCGGCAGCACTATTAAGCAGTATCGATGATGCAGTGAGCAATCATACCCAACCAGTACATATAAACTGTATGTACCGTGAACCGCTCTACCCCGCTGAGCCACAAGCCGATTTTAGCCAATATTTAAAACCTGTTGCCCACTGGCTGCAAGATAGTGCCCCCTATATTCAGTACGCTGCAAATACGGCATCACAACTCCCAACTGCTGATGCGCTAGCGCGATTTGTCCATGGCAAAGGGGTGATTGTCGCAGCAACGCTGCCTCCAGAGCACGATCCACAACAGCTTATCGCACTGTCTATTAAGCTCGGCTGGCCAATTGTTACAGACGCACAGTCGCAACTTAGACAAAGTAATGCCGCCATTGGCAATATCGATCAACTGCTATTGCATCCGAAATCTCAAGCGATATTGGCACAAGCGGAAAAGGTACTGGTATTTGGTGGTCGTATTTTATCAAAGCGACTCATCAGCTATTTAAACGAAAAACAGTGGAAGGATTACTGGCAAGTCTTGCCCCAGCAACAAAGGCTCGACCCTAGCCATAAAGCCAAACAGCAGTGGATAGCCAAAGCTGATACCTTTAGCCAGTTGCCATGGCCGCGCTCCTCCGAGGCGCAGTGGGCACTAGCTCTCACACAGCATAATGCAGCACTAGAGACACTATTCCAACAACAGATAGACCATGCTGACTTTGGTGAAGCACAGGCCATTAGAGCCATCGCACAACGACAAACCTCAGCGCAGCAATTATTCATTGGTAATAGCTTGCCGGTACGATTATTTGATATGTATGCGCCTATCACTGCTGACTATGCCAATATCTTTACCAATCGCGGGGCATCGGGGATTGATGGTCTGTTAGCGACGGCAGCCGGGGTTGCGATTGCAGATAAAAAACCAACAACATTGATTATTGGCGATATCTCTCAGCTACATGATCTCAATTCACTGGCGATTGCCCGAACGGTATCTAGCTCCTTTGTGATTGTTATCCTCAATAACGATGGCGGCAATATATTTAATCTATTGCCAGTACCTAACGAGCAGCTAAGAACCGATTACTACCGTTTATCCCATGGCCTTGAATTTGGTTTCGGTGCAGCAATGTTCGGTTTAGCCTATAACCAAGTCGACAACCTCGATGACTTTATTGAATCTTATGAGTACGCCATGACATATGCAGGCCCATCGGTCATTGAAGTCAGCGTGGCGCAGAACCAAGCGAGTGATCAAATAGCAGCTATTGCCACTTGGGTAAAACAGAGCTAA
- the menH gene encoding 2-succinyl-6-hydroxy-2,4-cyclohexadiene-1-carboxylate synthase, translating to MLSYRSQGQPNKPAIVLLHGFLGDKQDWSAITAVLAEQYYCISIDLPGHGDSFNQLLPTPGFETCCELIQQTVSKLGIKQYHLVGYSLGGRIALHLARRYPSCVLSLILESCHPGLQSEQDKAQRKINDAQWADKLAHLDITAFLTLWYQQAVFTDLSITEQQTMIKRRSGNNGAKLSNCYQATSLAQQADLWDTPAVISAPCFFIAGVDDKKFLSLATRWQQQYPLKLYPVNASGHNIHSAAPDTFSQLILRLLNPLAVNPTLPK from the coding sequence ATGCTGAGTTATCGCAGCCAAGGTCAGCCTAACAAACCAGCCATTGTGCTGCTGCATGGTTTCTTAGGAGATAAACAAGATTGGTCAGCTATCACCGCTGTGCTCGCTGAACAATATTACTGCATTAGCATCGATCTTCCTGGCCATGGCGACAGCTTCAACCAATTGTTGCCTACGCCTGGGTTTGAAACTTGCTGCGAACTCATTCAGCAAACAGTCTCTAAGCTAGGTATAAAACAGTATCACCTCGTTGGTTATTCGCTTGGCGGCCGTATTGCACTGCATCTGGCTCGCCGCTATCCTAGCTGTGTACTAAGCCTTATCTTAGAATCTTGCCATCCAGGTCTACAATCCGAGCAAGATAAAGCACAACGGAAAATCAATGATGCGCAATGGGCAGACAAGCTCGCCCATCTTGATATCACAGCATTTTTAACTCTGTGGTACCAACAAGCCGTTTTTACCGACCTCAGCATCACTGAACAACAAACGATGATTAAACGCCGCAGTGGTAATAATGGCGCAAAACTGAGCAATTGTTATCAAGCCACTTCACTGGCACAGCAAGCTGACTTGTGGGATACGCCTGCGGTTATCAGTGCGCCCTGTTTTTTTATTGCAGGTGTTGATGACAAAAAATTTCTGTCACTGGCCACTCGCTGGCAGCAACAATACCCACTCAAGCTTTATCCAGTTAATGCCAGTGGCCATAATATTCATAGCGCAGCACCTGATACCTTTAGCCAGTTAATCTTGCGGCTACTCAACCCCCTTGCCGTTAACCCAACATTACCTAAATAG
- the menC gene encoding o-succinylbenzoate synthase: protein MLLSKLSLYQFSVELDRLLPVGKQRIDNRSGLVLAATAIADNDERTEYVEISPLTGIDVDGNQLTGFSQHSLAQTVTELNDNLPALLQQPVDSLLDLADNTEQSAIAFGLSLMHAKLMGSLNGHSLESRTIPLIYRNQDEPLTAVAERVQALGSNVHSVKVKVAQTSLEDEIQLIHQILAIRPDLKLRLDANRGFELQQAIEFIACIPLHAIEYIEEPCKQPSDNPSFYKAIEAPWALDESLNDPDYQFEMQAGLCAIIIKPMLLGSLDKLQALQNLANKHGVRTILSSSLEASLGIHALSRLANMVTPDEIPGIDTLGAFSQDLIQSSGKAKCLQLSDLQPILELG, encoded by the coding sequence ATGCTTCTGAGTAAACTTAGCCTTTATCAATTCAGTGTTGAACTCGATCGATTACTGCCTGTGGGTAAACAACGGATAGATAACCGTAGCGGCTTAGTTCTGGCAGCAACAGCTATTGCAGATAATGATGAACGCACTGAGTATGTCGAGATTTCTCCTCTTACAGGTATCGATGTCGACGGCAACCAACTCACAGGCTTTAGTCAGCACTCCTTAGCCCAAACCGTTACAGAACTAAATGACAACTTACCCGCACTGCTGCAACAGCCTGTCGATTCGCTGTTAGATTTAGCAGATAATACTGAGCAGAGTGCTATCGCCTTTGGTTTAAGCTTGATGCACGCCAAACTGATGGGCTCACTTAACGGCCATAGCCTCGAGAGCCGCACCATACCGCTTATCTATCGCAATCAAGATGAACCACTGACAGCAGTTGCCGAACGAGTACAAGCACTTGGCAGTAATGTCCATTCAGTAAAAGTTAAAGTGGCACAGACATCTCTAGAGGATGAAATCCAGCTTATTCATCAAATATTAGCGATTCGTCCAGACCTAAAACTGAGACTCGATGCCAATCGTGGCTTTGAGTTACAGCAAGCGATCGAATTTATCGCCTGTATTCCTTTGCATGCCATCGAGTACATTGAAGAGCCGTGTAAGCAACCGAGCGACAATCCAAGCTTTTATAAAGCCATAGAGGCCCCTTGGGCGCTGGATGAGTCGCTTAACGACCCAGATTACCAATTTGAAATGCAGGCAGGGCTTTGCGCCATCATCATCAAACCTATGCTGCTAGGGAGCTTAGATAAGCTACAAGCATTGCAGAATCTTGCTAATAAACACGGAGTACGGACAATTCTCAGTTCAAGCTTAGAGGCTAGCTTGGGTATTCATGCCTTGAGCCGCTTAGCCAACATGGTCACACCCGATGAGATCCCAGGTATAGATACCTTAGGTGCCTTCAGCCAAGATCTAATACAAAGCTCAGGTAAAGCTAAATGCCTGCAACTGAGTGACCTACAGCCAATACTCGAGCTTGGATAG
- the menE gene encoding o-succinylbenzoate--CoA ligase, which produces MPQHDANITMLSPIHQRATIAPNTFAYRIGELKVSYQMLSQQVLAVGEQLIQAGVQRGDRIACIAYNQPELLTLYWACVDHGMLFCPISPRFAPKQLIELIQTHQYTYCWLGDISNNSHNQALHEALSNDTTQQLSIDYTQHSSASAPNIDPSQGVNAILTSGSTGLPKAAVHSLKNHIASANGSKSLIDITAEDSWLLLLPLFHIGGLAIINRCALSGACVVFEDKTVSLATQLSRDKISHLSLVSAQLQKLLDSDNCDLSQVKAMLLGGGVISADLLLQLETLNIGAYTSYGMTEMSSQITTGKAGADSSSGTVLPQRQLKIVNGEIWVKGECLFLGYLTQDNFQRPTDSEGWFYTKDLGHWDENTNLRIDGRADNMFISGGENIQPEEIEAALKLHPQIDDAIVYPINDAQFGNLPAAIIKIASHSTGQPSEAELSEFLANKIARFKRPRQYYPWPDINSVGIKVVRKQVIAAVKR; this is translated from the coding sequence ATGCCACAGCATGATGCAAACATTACAATGCTATCGCCGATCCATCAGCGGGCAACCATAGCGCCTAACACCTTTGCGTATCGTATCGGAGAGCTAAAAGTCAGCTACCAGATGCTCAGTCAGCAAGTGCTGGCTGTCGGCGAGCAGTTGATACAAGCTGGCGTACAGCGAGGCGATAGAATTGCCTGTATCGCCTATAACCAACCTGAATTGCTGACGCTATATTGGGCCTGCGTTGATCACGGTATGTTGTTTTGCCCTATCTCACCGCGATTCGCACCAAAACAACTAATAGAGCTGATTCAAACTCATCAATATACTTACTGCTGGTTAGGCGACATTTCAAATAATAGCCACAACCAAGCGCTGCATGAGGCGCTTAGTAATGATACTACTCAGCAATTAAGCATCGACTATACTCAGCACAGCTCAGCATCAGCACCAAATATCGACCCAAGCCAAGGCGTAAACGCCATTCTTACTTCCGGCAGTACAGGCTTACCTAAAGCTGCAGTGCATAGTTTAAAGAATCATATCGCCAGCGCTAATGGCTCAAAGTCGCTTATTGATATCACAGCGGAAGATAGCTGGCTGCTGTTATTGCCACTGTTTCATATTGGTGGATTAGCCATTATCAATCGCTGTGCACTTAGCGGAGCCTGCGTAGTATTTGAAGACAAAACAGTCAGCCTTGCCACGCAGCTAAGCCGCGACAAAATAAGCCACCTATCACTGGTTAGCGCACAACTACAAAAACTGCTTGATAGCGACAACTGCGATTTAAGCCAAGTCAAAGCCATGCTATTGGGCGGTGGCGTGATCTCTGCCGATCTTCTGCTGCAACTTGAAACGCTGAACATTGGTGCCTATACCAGCTATGGCATGACAGAGATGAGCTCGCAAATCACCACAGGTAAGGCTGGTGCTGACAGCTCCAGTGGCACAGTGTTACCCCAACGACAGCTCAAGATAGTTAATGGCGAAATCTGGGTTAAGGGTGAGTGTTTGTTTCTTGGCTATTTAACGCAAGATAACTTTCAACGACCGACTGATAGTGAGGGCTGGTTCTACACCAAAGATCTGGGCCATTGGGATGAAAACACCAACCTACGCATTGATGGCCGAGCAGACAACATGTTTATCAGTGGTGGCGAAAATATCCAACCAGAAGAGATAGAGGCAGCGCTAAAGCTACACCCGCAGATAGATGATGCCATCGTCTATCCCATTAACGATGCTCAATTTGGCAACCTACCGGCAGCAATTATTAAAATCGCGAGTCATTCAACAGGCCAACCATCAGAAGCCGAGTTGAGCGAATTTCTCGCCAACAAAATAGCCCGCTTTAAAAGACCAAGACAATACTACCCATGGCCTGATATCAACTCTGTGGGGATTAAAGTTGTGCGCAAACAGGTGATAGCAGCAGTTAAGCGGTAA
- the rpoH gene encoding RNA polymerase sigma factor RpoH produces MTDQTQTMALMVPQSSGSLESYIHSAHSISMLDAEKEHELAKRLQETGDLSAAKELIMSHLRFVVHVAKGYSGYGLPQADLIQEGNIGLMKAVKRFDPDVGVRLVSFAVHWIKAEIHEYVLKNWRIVKVATTKAQRKLFFNLRKTKKRLGWFSDNEVGMVAESLGVSKADVTEMESRMAAQDPAFDLASDNDDEQDYAPMHYLEDHSSDLASQVENDNWEQSNQTRLLSAIKTLDERSQHILQARWLNEDKTTLQELAATYQVSAERIRQLEKNAMNKLKGRMEG; encoded by the coding sequence ATGACTGATCAAACGCAAACAATGGCACTAATGGTTCCTCAAAGTAGTGGAAGCCTCGAGTCTTATATTCACTCAGCGCACAGCATCTCTATGCTGGATGCGGAGAAAGAGCATGAGCTAGCGAAGCGTCTACAGGAAACTGGTGACCTAAGTGCTGCGAAAGAGCTGATTATGTCGCATCTGCGCTTTGTTGTGCATGTTGCCAAAGGCTACTCTGGTTACGGTCTACCGCAAGCCGATTTGATTCAAGAAGGTAATATTGGCTTGATGAAAGCCGTTAAGCGTTTTGACCCAGATGTGGGCGTACGCTTGGTATCATTTGCCGTGCATTGGATCAAAGCTGAAATTCATGAATATGTGCTTAAAAACTGGCGCATAGTTAAGGTTGCAACCACTAAAGCCCAGCGTAAGTTGTTCTTTAACCTTCGTAAAACTAAAAAGCGTCTCGGCTGGTTTAGTGATAACGAAGTGGGCATGGTAGCTGAAAGCCTAGGTGTTTCTAAAGCTGACGTGACCGAAATGGAATCACGTATGGCTGCACAAGATCCTGCTTTTGATTTAGCTAGCGATAACGATGATGAGCAAGATTATGCGCCTATGCATTACCTTGAAGATCATTCATCTGACTTAGCTTCTCAAGTTGAAAATGACAACTGGGAACAAAGTAATCAAACGCGTCTGCTGTCAGCTATCAAGACTCTTGATGAACGTAGTCAGCATATTCTCCAAGCTCGCTGGTTAAACGAAGATAAAACCACGCTACAAGAGCTAGCAGCAACCTATCAAGTATCGGCAGAGCGTATTCGCCAACTTGAAAAAAATGCGATGAATAAATTGAAAGGACGAATGGAAGGCTAA